In Pseudoduganella albidiflava, a single window of DNA contains:
- the aat gene encoding leucyl/phenylalanyl-tRNA--protein transferase, translated as MIPWLGAHTPFPDVSEALTTEAPGLLAAGGDLSPERLLAAYQRGIFPWFSEGQPILWWSTDPRMVLHTAEFRISDSLAKTLKKVEKSGRTDGRWQVRFDSAFEQVMRACAAPRRDGPGTWISDDIIRGYTGLHGLGFAHSSEVWLDGELVGGAYGVSIGRMFYGESMFARVSDGSKVALAYLVHFLARHGVQMIDCQQETGHLASLGARPIPRAAFLEHLKGAIAKPRIRGWRPIPPLVAGS; from the coding sequence ATGATTCCCTGGCTCGGCGCCCACACTCCGTTCCCCGATGTCTCCGAAGCGCTGACCACCGAAGCGCCCGGTTTGCTGGCCGCCGGCGGCGACCTGTCGCCCGAGCGCCTGCTGGCGGCTTACCAGCGCGGCATCTTCCCGTGGTTTTCCGAGGGCCAGCCGATCCTGTGGTGGAGCACCGACCCGCGCATGGTGCTGCATACGGCCGAATTCAGGATATCGGACAGCCTGGCGAAGACGCTGAAGAAGGTGGAAAAAAGCGGCCGCACGGACGGGCGCTGGCAGGTGCGCTTCGACAGCGCGTTCGAGCAGGTGATGCGCGCCTGCGCGGCGCCGCGGCGCGACGGCCCCGGCACGTGGATCTCGGACGACATCATCCGCGGCTATACCGGCTTGCACGGCCTCGGCTTTGCCCATTCTTCCGAAGTGTGGCTCGATGGCGAACTGGTGGGCGGCGCGTACGGCGTGTCGATCGGCCGGATGTTCTACGGCGAATCGATGTTCGCGCGTGTCTCGGATGGCTCGAAGGTGGCATTGGCCTACCTCGTGCATTTCCTGGCGCGGCATGGCGTGCAGATGATCGACTGCCAGCAGGAGACCGGACACCTGGCGTCGCTGGGTGCCCGCCCCATCCCGCGGGCGGCCTTCCTGGAACACCTGAAAGGGGCCATCGCGAAGCCCCGGATCCGCGGCTGGCGGCCGATACCGCCACTGGTTGCCGGCAGTTGA
- a CDS encoding NUDIX hydrolase, giving the protein MKFCSECAHPVELMVPAGDNRPRYVCPQCATIHYQNPKMVIGTIPVWERDGELRVLLCRRAIEPRYGYWTLPAGFMENNETTADAAQRETEEEAGANIELGKLFTLLNVKHVHQVHLFYLATLRDLDFAPGEESLDVQMFTESEIPWDDLAFPTIHTTLEYFFADRAKVLEGGSYGFHTQDITRPMRGDS; this is encoded by the coding sequence ATGAAATTCTGTTCCGAATGCGCCCACCCGGTCGAGCTGATGGTCCCGGCCGGCGACAACCGCCCCCGCTACGTTTGCCCTCAGTGCGCGACGATCCATTACCAGAATCCAAAGATGGTGATCGGTACGATCCCCGTGTGGGAACGTGACGGCGAGTTGCGGGTGCTGCTGTGCCGGCGCGCCATCGAGCCCCGCTATGGCTACTGGACGCTACCGGCCGGCTTCATGGAAAACAACGAGACCACGGCCGATGCCGCCCAGCGCGAAACGGAAGAGGAAGCGGGCGCCAACATCGAGCTGGGCAAACTGTTCACGCTGCTCAATGTCAAGCACGTGCACCAGGTGCACCTGTTCTACCTGGCCACGCTGCGCGATCTCGACTTCGCGCCCGGCGAGGAAAGCCTCGATGTGCAAATGTTCACGGAAAGTGAAATCCCGTGGGACGACCTGGCCTTCCCCACGATCCACACGACGCTGGAATATTTCTTTGCCGACCGCGCCAAAGTGCTGGAGGGCGGCAGCTATGGTTTCCATACGCAGGACATCACGCGTCCGATGCGCGGCGACTCATGA